From a single Botrytis cinerea B05.10 chromosome 4, complete sequence genomic region:
- the Bcubc9 gene encoding Bcubc9, with product MTLCLNRLTEERKQWRKDHPFGFSAKPIRNPATNTIDMKIWDCGVPGKAGTLWEGGLFKLNIIFPDEYPTKPPKCKFTPPLFHPNVYPSGTVCLSILNEEEGWKPAITIKQILLGIQELLDTPNPDSPAQADAYNLFKKDKSAYENKIKRIVKDNPAP from the exons ATGACGCTCTGCCTTAATCGCCTCACGGAGGAACG TAAGCAATGGCGAAAGGATCATCCATTTGGGTTTTCTGCAAAGCCTATTCGCAACCCCGCTACGAACACTATTGATATGAAGATTTGGGACTGCGGCGTACCTGGCAAAGCCGGTACATTATGGGAGGGAGGTCTTTTCAAGCTGAATATTATCTTTCCGGATG AATACCCAACCAAACCTCCAAAGT GCAAATTCACACCACCTCTCTTCCACCCCAACGTCTACCCCTCCGGCACAGTCtgtctttccattctcaacgaagaagaaggctgGAAACCCGCCATCACCATCAAGCAAATCCTTCTCGGCATCCAAGAACTCCTCGATACCCCCAACCCCGATTCTCCTGCCCAAGCCGATGCCTACAATCTCTTCAAGAAGGACAAGTCCGCGTACGAGAATAAGATTAAGCGCATCGTAAAAGATAACCCAGCTCCTTAG
- the Bcpex19 gene encoding Bcpex19 translates to MESKPGDLAGLAESSTKVLVGESSTVSETQAADAAAAWEDVPDPDEDDLDDLDDMLDEFNAAKPELKAPAPASTTATSGPERPPVADDPLLGGGEGLTDDDFAKQLQAGMAELMGELETSPEMQAQFESMLKEMGGLGETGPAPPPPSAPKPGPSKTKAAPGSASEETFQETIKKTMERMQASGDQATAAAAEDNSDDLLAEMMKAMGAGGMDGEGSEEDFSKMLLGMMEQLTNKEILYEPMKELDDKYPAWLEKNSASVPADDLKRYKEQQVFVREIVARFEQKTYKDENASDREYIVERMQKMQAAGSPPADLVGDMAAAQEAFGAPEEGCPTQ, encoded by the exons ATGGAGTCGAAACCTGGGGATCTCGCCGGACTGGCAGAGTCCTCGACAAAAGTTTTGGTTGGCGAATCAAGTACAGTATCTGAGACACAGGCTGCGGATGCTGCTGCAGCGTGGGAGGACGTTCCAGATCCGGACGAGGATGATTTAGACGATCTAGATG ATATGCTGGATGAGTTCAACGCTGCGAAGCCAGAATTGAaagcaccagcaccagccTCCACAACAGCAACCTCTGGTCCTGAGAGACCGCCCGTCGCGGACGATCCTCTTCTTGGCGGCGGTGAAGGACTCACTGACGATGATTTTGCAAAGCAGTTACAAGCCGGCATGGCCGAACTAATGGGAGAACTCGAGACATCACCAGAAATGCAAGCGCAGTTTGAAAGTATGCTGAAGGAGATGGGTGGATTGGGGGAAACTGGACCAGCACCTCCACCGCCATCTGCGCCAAAACCCGGACCCTCGAAGACCAAAGCCGCCCCAGGCTCAGCTAGTGAGGAAACATTCCAGGAAACTATTAAGAAAACAATGGAAAGAATGCAAGCTTCTGGGGATCAAGCaactgctgctgctgcagAGGATAATTCGGACGATTTACTAGCGGAGATGATGAAAGCTATGGGAGCTGGTGGTATGGACGGAGAGGGCAGTGAGGAGGATTTCTCGAAAATGCTATTGGGTATGATGGAGCAATTAACTAATAAGGAGATATTATACGAACCGATGAAGGAATTGGATGATAAATATCCCGCGTGGTTAGAGAAGAACTCTGCCAGCGTTCCTGCAGATGATCTGAAGCGATATAAGGAACAGCAAGTTTTTGTCAGGGAAATTGTCGCTAGATTCGAGCAAAAGACTTACAAGGATGAGAATGCTTCAGATCGAGAGTATATTGTGGAGAGAATGCAAAAG ATGCAAGCAGCAGGCTCACCACCAGCGGATCTGGTTGGAGATATGGCTGCAGCTCAAGAAGCTTTTGGAGCTCCGGAAGAAGGCTGTCCAACACAATAA